A part of Sulfurifustis variabilis genomic DNA contains:
- a CDS encoding CPBP family intramembrane glutamic endopeptidase, giving the protein MSVVSREAPARRVQLVEVLVFLLILLPSMVLPALGMRPDELRFALVAAAVIAHNVALVSLIAYFVWRSGEGLRSVGWAAARPVREALVGVALFVPFFLAVGMLERLLRQAGFTAPSAPPDYLLPQTAPEQLLALALITAVAVGEETIFRGYLIRRFDAVTGSRATAVVLSTVIFALGHGYQGSLGIVAVGFIGVGFALIYFWRGSLIAPMVMHFLQDVMGLLVAPRFIGG; this is encoded by the coding sequence ATGAGCGTCGTGTCGCGGGAGGCGCCGGCGCGACGCGTTCAGCTCGTCGAAGTGCTGGTGTTCCTGCTGATCCTGCTGCCCTCGATGGTGCTGCCGGCCCTGGGCATGCGTCCGGACGAGCTGCGATTCGCACTCGTGGCCGCGGCCGTCATCGCCCACAACGTCGCGCTCGTGAGCCTGATCGCCTACTTCGTCTGGCGCAGCGGGGAAGGGCTGCGGTCGGTGGGCTGGGCCGCGGCGCGTCCCGTGCGCGAGGCGCTGGTCGGCGTCGCCCTGTTCGTGCCGTTCTTCCTCGCCGTCGGGATGCTCGAACGCCTGCTGCGGCAGGCCGGGTTCACCGCGCCGTCCGCGCCTCCGGACTATCTCCTGCCCCAGACCGCCCCCGAGCAGCTGCTCGCGCTCGCGCTCATCACGGCGGTGGCGGTGGGCGAAGAGACGATCTTCCGCGGCTACCTGATTCGGCGCTTCGACGCCGTCACGGGCAGCCGTGCGACCGCGGTCGTGCTTTCGACCGTCATTTTCGCCCTCGGCCACGGCTACCAGGGTTCGCTCGGGATCGTCGCGGTCGGCTTCATCGGCGTCGGCTTCGCGCTGATTTATTTCTGGCGCGGGAGCCTGATCGCCCCGATGGTGATGCATTTCCTCCAGGACGTGATGGGCTTGCTGGTCGCCCCGCGCTTCATCGGCGGTTGA
- the lon gene encoding endopeptidase La has protein sequence MNQNAESTQTNAGETPRPLPEDALIILPVRSTVLFPNMVLPLTVGRPRSIAAAQEAARSERPLGVLQQHDPGVDMPGPGDLYAVGTVAAILRYVTAPDGSHHVICQGQGRFRTVEFLDGFPYLVARVERIEEPETETKEIEARVLHLKRQAVQAIELLPQAPAELSAAIEATTAGGALADLVASFMDLKADEKQDVLETIDVRERLDKVLKLLEHRISVLKLTQEISEQTKESMEQRQREFLLREQMKTIQKELGEEDAKSLEVEEIRKAIADAKMPSEVEEQANRELTRFERMPEGAAESSMIRTYLDWLTTLPWSVMTEESIDIARAREILDEDHFGLEKVKRRILEYLAVRKLNPSGKSPILCFVGPPGVGKTSLGQSIARATGRKFVRVSLGGVHDEAEIRGHRRTYIGALPGNIIQGIKKAGSRNPVFMLDEMDKLGMGFHGDPSAALLEVLDPEQNSTFRDNYLGVPFDLSKTMFIGTANMLDTIPGPLRDRMEVIDLVGYTEDEKLEIARRYLVRRQLEANGVKAEQVSITDEALRHIIRDYTREAGVRNLEREIGRVFRHTAMRIAEGTAETVRIDAGDLHAILGARQFESEVAARTSIPGVATGLAWTPVGGDILFIEATRMPGSGKLILTGQLGDVMKESAQAALSLVKGRARALGVENDFFEKGDVHIHVPAGAIPKDGPSAGVAMFIALVSLVTGRTVQNDAAMTGEISLRGLVLPVGGIKEKTVAAARAGIRTVLLPARNKKDFEEIPAAARDRLQFVWLETVDDAIRAALGEPVEPRRTGDTEPSRPPRAVEGRISPPPI, from the coding sequence ATGAACCAGAACGCCGAAAGCACCCAGACCAACGCAGGGGAGACACCGCGCCCGCTTCCCGAGGACGCTTTGATCATCCTGCCCGTCCGCAGCACCGTGCTCTTCCCGAACATGGTGCTTCCCCTGACGGTCGGGCGACCGCGCTCGATCGCCGCCGCGCAGGAGGCGGCGCGCAGCGAGCGGCCGCTCGGCGTGCTGCAGCAGCACGATCCCGGCGTGGACATGCCCGGGCCGGGCGACCTGTACGCGGTCGGCACCGTCGCCGCCATCCTGCGCTACGTCACCGCGCCGGACGGCTCGCACCATGTCATCTGCCAGGGGCAGGGACGCTTTCGCACGGTCGAGTTCCTCGATGGCTTCCCCTACCTCGTCGCGCGCGTCGAGCGCATCGAGGAACCGGAGACCGAGACGAAGGAGATCGAGGCCCGCGTGCTGCACCTGAAACGCCAGGCGGTGCAGGCGATCGAGCTCCTGCCCCAGGCGCCGGCCGAGCTCTCCGCCGCGATCGAGGCGACGACCGCGGGCGGCGCCCTGGCCGATCTCGTCGCGAGCTTCATGGACCTCAAGGCCGACGAGAAGCAGGACGTGCTCGAAACCATCGACGTGCGGGAACGTCTGGACAAGGTGCTGAAGCTCCTCGAGCACCGGATATCCGTGCTCAAGCTGACGCAGGAGATCAGCGAACAGACCAAAGAGTCGATGGAGCAGCGCCAGCGCGAGTTCCTGCTGCGCGAGCAGATGAAGACGATCCAGAAGGAACTGGGCGAGGAGGACGCGAAGTCCCTCGAGGTCGAGGAGATCCGCAAGGCGATCGCGGACGCGAAGATGCCTTCCGAAGTCGAGGAGCAGGCCAATCGCGAGCTGACGCGCTTCGAGCGCATGCCGGAAGGCGCCGCCGAGTCGTCCATGATCCGCACGTACCTCGACTGGCTCACCACGCTGCCCTGGTCGGTCATGACCGAGGAGTCGATCGACATCGCAAGAGCGCGCGAGATCCTGGACGAGGACCACTTCGGTCTGGAGAAGGTGAAGCGGCGTATCCTCGAATACCTCGCCGTGCGCAAGCTGAACCCGTCCGGCAAGAGCCCCATCCTGTGCTTCGTCGGCCCGCCGGGCGTCGGCAAGACCTCGCTCGGGCAGTCGATTGCGCGCGCGACCGGCCGCAAGTTCGTGCGCGTCTCGCTCGGCGGCGTGCACGACGAGGCCGAGATCCGCGGCCATCGGCGCACCTACATCGGCGCGCTCCCGGGGAACATCATCCAGGGAATCAAGAAGGCCGGCTCCCGGAACCCCGTGTTCATGCTGGACGAGATGGACAAGCTCGGCATGGGCTTTCACGGCGATCCGTCGGCCGCCCTGCTCGAGGTGCTGGACCCCGAGCAGAACTCGACCTTCCGCGACAACTACCTCGGCGTGCCCTTCGACCTGTCGAAAACGATGTTCATCGGCACGGCCAACATGCTCGACACCATTCCGGGCCCGTTGCGCGACCGCATGGAGGTCATTGACCTCGTCGGCTACACGGAGGACGAGAAGCTCGAGATCGCCCGGCGCTACCTGGTGCGGCGCCAGCTCGAGGCCAACGGCGTCAAGGCCGAGCAGGTCTCGATCACCGACGAGGCGCTGCGGCACATCATCCGCGACTACACCCGCGAAGCGGGCGTGCGCAACCTGGAGCGGGAGATAGGGCGCGTGTTCCGCCATACCGCGATGCGCATCGCGGAAGGTACCGCGGAAACGGTGCGCATCGACGCCGGCGACCTGCACGCCATTCTCGGCGCGCGCCAGTTCGAGAGCGAGGTCGCCGCGCGCACGAGCATCCCGGGCGTGGCGACCGGCCTCGCCTGGACTCCGGTCGGGGGCGACATCCTGTTCATCGAGGCGACCCGCATGCCGGGGAGCGGCAAGCTCATCCTCACGGGGCAGCTCGGCGACGTGATGAAGGAGAGCGCGCAGGCGGCGCTGTCGCTGGTCAAGGGTCGGGCGCGCGCGCTCGGCGTCGAGAACGACTTCTTCGAGAAGGGCGACGTGCACATCCACGTGCCGGCCGGCGCGATCCCCAAGGACGGGCCGAGCGCGGGGGTGGCCATGTTCATCGCGCTGGTCTCGCTCGTCACCGGGCGCACCGTGCAGAACGACGCGGCGATGACGGGCGAGATCAGCCTGCGCGGCCTGGTTCTGCCGGTCGGCGGCATCAAGGAGAAGACGGTCGCGGCGGCGCGCGCCGGAATACGGACCGTGCTCCTGCCCGCCCGCAACAAGAAGGACTTCGAGGAGATCCCGGCCGCCGCGCGCGACCGGCTGCAGTTCGTGTGGCTCGAGACCGTCGACGACGCCATCCGCGCGGCGCTCGGCGAGCCGGTCGAGCCCCGGCGAACCGGCGACACCGAGCCGTCCCGTCCGCCGCGCGCCGTGGAGGGCCGGATCAGCCCTCCCCCGATCTAG
- a CDS encoding antibiotic biosynthesis monooxygenase: MQVSIVYVHIKPERVSDFIEATRRNHEGSVREPGNLRFDVLQSASDPTRFMLYEAYVSAEQAAAHKQTAHYLQWRETVADWMASPRHAMAYDGLFPRGP; this comes from the coding sequence ATGCAGGTCTCGATCGTGTACGTGCACATCAAGCCCGAGCGGGTGAGCGACTTCATCGAGGCGACGCGGCGCAACCACGAAGGCTCGGTGAGGGAGCCGGGCAATCTGCGCTTCGACGTGCTGCAGTCGGCGTCCGATCCGACCCGCTTCATGCTGTACGAGGCGTACGTCTCCGCCGAGCAGGCGGCGGCGCACAAGCAGACGGCGCATTACCTGCAATGGCGCGAAACCGTGGCCGACTGGATGGCCTCGCCGCGCCACGCGATGGCGTACGACGGTCTCTTTCCCCGCGGCCCGTGA
- a CDS encoding iron-containing alcohol dehydrogenase, which yields MKPFSIARLPRIEFGAGVVAKLPGILARYPGPALLVTGARAFTASTQWAALTSELRRRDIDFEHVRVAGEPSPSLVDEASALYRSRGIAVVAGIGGGSALDAAKAIAGLLRVGRSVMDYLEGVGPELPYEGPAVPFVAVPTTAGTGSEATKNAVLSVQGADGFKKSFRDERLVAEYALVDPDLLASCPKEIVAANGMDALTQLLESYVSLKANAFTDALARSGLQAARDGLLPWYEGRGDPGAARARMAYAALLSGVTLAQAGLGSVHGLASPLGAFCPIPHGVVCGTLVAEATRVNIAALRDRDGANPALAKYAEAAALLSGSVFGSAEQAWTALVGLLEEWTERLDLPRLSRHGLTATGLDRVVAHSRGSSMKTNPIVLTDAEIRGILQARL from the coding sequence GTGAAGCCGTTTTCGATCGCGCGTCTGCCGCGCATCGAGTTCGGCGCGGGCGTCGTCGCGAAGCTCCCCGGCATCCTCGCGCGCTACCCCGGCCCCGCGCTCCTCGTGACCGGGGCGCGCGCGTTCACGGCGAGCACGCAGTGGGCGGCGTTGACGAGCGAGCTTCGCCGCCGCGACATCGACTTCGAACACGTGCGCGTCGCGGGCGAGCCGTCTCCCTCGCTGGTCGACGAGGCGTCCGCGCTGTACCGGTCGCGGGGGATCGCCGTCGTCGCCGGCATCGGCGGGGGCAGCGCGCTCGACGCGGCGAAGGCGATCGCCGGGCTGCTCCGGGTCGGCCGCTCCGTCATGGATTATCTCGAAGGCGTCGGCCCGGAACTGCCCTACGAGGGACCGGCCGTGCCGTTTGTCGCCGTGCCGACGACCGCCGGCACGGGCAGCGAGGCGACGAAGAACGCCGTGCTCAGCGTGCAGGGCGCGGACGGCTTCAAGAAGTCGTTCCGCGACGAGCGGCTCGTCGCCGAATACGCGCTCGTCGATCCCGACCTGCTCGCGTCCTGCCCGAAGGAGATCGTCGCCGCGAACGGCATGGACGCGCTCACGCAGCTGCTCGAGTCCTACGTCTCCCTCAAGGCGAACGCCTTCACCGACGCGCTCGCCCGTTCGGGGCTCCAGGCCGCGCGCGACGGGCTGCTGCCGTGGTACGAGGGCAGGGGCGATCCGGGCGCGGCCCGGGCGCGCATGGCGTACGCCGCGCTCCTCTCCGGGGTGACGCTCGCGCAGGCGGGGCTCGGATCGGTGCACGGCCTGGCGTCGCCCCTCGGCGCCTTCTGCCCCATTCCCCACGGCGTGGTCTGCGGCACGCTCGTCGCGGAGGCGACGCGCGTGAACATCGCCGCCCTGCGAGACCGCGACGGCGCGAACCCCGCGCTCGCCAAGTACGCCGAGGCGGCGGCGCTTCTCTCGGGAAGCGTCTTCGGAAGCGCCGAGCAGGCGTGGACGGCGCTGGTCGGTCTCCTCGAGGAGTGGACCGAGCGGCTCGATCTTCCTCGCCTGTCGCGCCACGGCCTCACGGCTACGGGGCTCGATCGCGTGGTCGCCCACTCGCGCGGCTCCAGCATGAAGACCAACCCCATCGTCCTCACGGACGCGGAAATCCGCGGGATCCTGCAGGCGCGTCTCTAG
- a CDS encoding DUF763 domain-containing protein produces the protein MRTGFAQLPLHGGKAPAWLFRRMVRLARAVVCHVVDEHGPDEVLARLSDPYWFQALGCVLGFDWHSSGVTTTTCGAIKEGVKGLEQELGLYAAGGKGAASRRTPGEIEAACVRLARAPDALVQASRLAAKVDSAAVQDGYELYHHSFFFTRNGRWCVVQQGLNDGEGTARRYHWLGSRVESFVNEPHAAVCCDRRGEVLNLVAAESDGSRAAIAELARTPDRDVARVVERLPTLVLPGRHPVASADIDPRYLHKILVSTYERAPADFAALLAVPGVGAKTLRALALIAELIYGSPASTRDPARFSFAHGGKDGTPYAVDRETYDRTIAVLHDALGRAAVDAGEKRQALRRLAAFAPPGG, from the coding sequence ATGCGCACCGGCTTCGCGCAACTCCCGCTGCACGGGGGCAAGGCCCCGGCCTGGCTGTTCCGGCGCATGGTGCGGCTCGCGCGCGCCGTCGTCTGCCACGTGGTCGACGAGCACGGCCCGGACGAAGTGCTCGCGCGGCTTTCCGATCCCTACTGGTTCCAGGCCCTCGGCTGCGTGCTCGGCTTCGACTGGCACTCGAGCGGCGTCACCACGACGACCTGCGGCGCGATCAAGGAAGGCGTGAAGGGACTCGAGCAGGAGCTCGGCCTCTACGCCGCAGGCGGTAAGGGCGCCGCGTCGCGGCGCACGCCGGGCGAGATCGAAGCGGCGTGCGTGCGCCTCGCGCGCGCACCCGACGCGCTCGTCCAGGCAAGCCGGCTGGCGGCGAAGGTCGACAGCGCGGCCGTGCAGGACGGCTACGAGCTCTATCACCACAGCTTCTTCTTCACCCGGAACGGGCGCTGGTGCGTCGTGCAGCAGGGGCTCAACGACGGCGAAGGCACGGCGCGCCGCTATCACTGGCTCGGCAGCCGCGTCGAGAGCTTCGTGAACGAGCCGCACGCGGCCGTGTGCTGCGACCGGCGCGGCGAGGTGCTGAACCTCGTCGCGGCGGAAAGCGACGGGAGCCGAGCGGCGATCGCCGAGCTCGCGCGCACGCCGGACCGCGACGTCGCGCGCGTCGTCGAACGGCTTCCGACGCTCGTGCTGCCCGGCCGGCACCCGGTCGCGTCGGCGGACATCGATCCGCGCTACCTGCACAAGATACTGGTCAGCACCTACGAGCGCGCGCCCGCCGATTTCGCCGCGCTGCTCGCCGTTCCGGGCGTCGGCGCGAAGACGCTCCGGGCGCTCGCCCTCATCGCCGAGCTGATTTACGGCAGCCCGGCGAGCACGCGGGACCCGGCGCGCTTCTCCTTCGCACACGGCGGCAAGGACGGAACGCCCTACGCGGTCGATCGCGAGACGTACGACCGCACGATCGCGGTGCTGCACGACGCGCTCGGGCGCGCCGCCGTCGACGCGGGCGAGAAACGCCAAGCCCTCAGGCGACTCGCGGCCTTCGCGCCGCCCGGGGGCTGA
- a CDS encoding LEA type 2 family protein, which produces MAFLRGWRLAGLAVLLAGCAGLTGPLEPPNVSLVDLRVLDAGLFEQRYGLTLRVQNPNPVAMPITGMEYKLSLNDVDFGRGVSQQAANVPAYGESVLEVEVVSNIFDLVQRVQDLQKGRGQGLRIAIAGGVSLANRAGELPFRMQSDLTGRRQE; this is translated from the coding sequence ATGGCATTCCTTCGCGGTTGGCGCCTGGCGGGGCTCGCGGTGCTGCTCGCCGGTTGCGCGGGTCTGACCGGCCCGCTCGAGCCGCCGAACGTCAGTCTGGTCGATCTGCGCGTGCTGGACGCCGGCCTGTTCGAGCAGCGCTACGGCCTCACGCTGCGCGTGCAGAACCCCAACCCGGTCGCGATGCCGATCACCGGCATGGAGTACAAGCTGAGCCTCAACGACGTCGACTTCGGCCGGGGCGTCAGTCAACAGGCCGCGAACGTCCCCGCTTACGGGGAATCGGTGCTCGAGGTCGAGGTCGTGAGCAACATCTTCGACCTCGTGCAGCGTGTGCAGGACCTGCAGAAGGGCCGCGGGCAGGGCCTGCGCATCGCGATCGCCGGGGGAGTGAGCCTGGCGAACCGCGCGGGCGAGCTGCCGTTTCGCATGCAGAGCGACCTGACGGGCCGGCGACAAGAATAG
- a CDS encoding patatin-like phospholipase family protein has translation MNARQTVSLVLGSGGARGLAHIGVIRWLEAHGYAIRSIAGSSMGALIGGVYATGKLDVYTAWVSALERLDVLRLLDLSFARAGLFKGERIMDVLRELIGDCRIEALPVSYTAVATDLDTGKEVWLREGRLFDAIRASIAIPLLLVPSRLDGRRLVDGGVVNPIPIAPTLTDRTDLTIAVNLSGKPDAAAKTEPATPLPAPPTSYKQRIRAFIENLWTSPPKPEPEDLGFFEIALRAMDTMQETIARLKLAAYTPDVIIDVPRDVCAFHEFHRAKELIAIGEAKTEQAMTRLLR, from the coding sequence TTGAACGCGCGCCAGACCGTCTCGCTCGTGCTCGGCAGCGGCGGGGCCCGTGGTCTCGCTCACATCGGCGTGATCCGCTGGCTCGAGGCCCACGGCTACGCGATCCGCTCGATCGCCGGCTCTTCGATGGGCGCGCTGATCGGCGGTGTGTACGCGACGGGCAAGCTCGACGTGTACACCGCCTGGGTCTCGGCGCTCGAGCGCCTCGACGTGCTGCGCCTCCTCGACCTCTCCTTCGCCCGCGCGGGGCTCTTCAAGGGGGAGCGCATCATGGATGTGCTGCGCGAGCTGATCGGCGACTGCCGAATCGAGGCGCTGCCCGTCTCGTACACCGCGGTGGCGACCGACCTCGATACCGGCAAGGAGGTCTGGCTGCGCGAGGGGCGCCTGTTCGACGCGATCCGCGCATCGATCGCGATCCCGCTGCTCCTGGTTCCCTCGCGCCTGGACGGCCGCCGCCTGGTCGACGGCGGCGTGGTCAACCCGATCCCGATCGCCCCCACGCTCACCGATCGCACCGACCTCACGATCGCCGTCAACCTGAGCGGCAAGCCGGACGCCGCGGCGAAGACCGAACCCGCCACTCCCCTGCCGGCCCCGCCCACATCCTACAAGCAGCGGATCCGCGCCTTCATCGAGAACCTCTGGACCAGCCCGCCGAAGCCCGAACCCGAGGATCTCGGGTTCTTCGAAATCGCGCTGCGCGCGATGGACACGATGCAGGAGACGATCGCCCGCCTGAAGCTCGCGGCCTACACCCCGGACGTGATCATCGACGTGCCGCGCGATGTCTGCGCGTTCCACGAGTTCCATCGCGCGAAGGAACTGATCGCGATCGGCGAGGCGAAGACCGAGCAGGCGATGACCCGGCTGCTTCGCTGA
- a CDS encoding cyclic nucleotide-binding domain-containing protein, translating to MNVLEHFTGLSTLYLLTQDGRLGTVNPQRRFEEDDDLGRAFGAHNRELLAQYANQAGPPWRLGIVYRAAEARAWGNELMWLEEAMVRELYRVSGPAGSELTAFQKKNRETSLYRGGELLLDFRADATSTTPVYCPVLYNRGLPLGRLAPALGLAPGLEEARGPVLEVLNLLAPIPVSRRDVPAVAMLVDRVRRRLVRKEMRRTSGFSLLDRVHAAPGDAGADFFDVDRRDDRAVTLPTGFGQGGDAGERIEQVDRWLERPHRPVDAALLRRFVQFRDLDDRRLALLAQRSLVHTAPSGTRLLNQGMTDTWNMYLLEGSLSLEAADGQSLLVEAGGERAASPVSFLKPRKYTVTALTPVSFLWIPDALLADVLEPVKARTVPSALKR from the coding sequence ATGAACGTGCTCGAACACTTCACCGGCCTCTCGACCCTCTACCTGCTGACGCAGGACGGGAGGCTCGGCACGGTGAACCCCCAGCGACGCTTCGAGGAGGACGACGACCTCGGGCGGGCATTCGGCGCACACAACCGCGAGCTCCTCGCGCAGTATGCGAACCAGGCGGGTCCGCCGTGGCGGCTCGGCATCGTCTATCGGGCGGCCGAAGCGCGGGCGTGGGGCAACGAGCTGATGTGGCTCGAGGAGGCCATGGTCCGCGAGCTCTACCGGGTGAGCGGCCCCGCCGGGTCGGAGCTCACGGCGTTTCAGAAGAAGAACCGCGAGACGAGCCTGTACCGCGGTGGCGAGCTGCTGCTGGATTTCCGTGCGGACGCGACCAGCACGACGCCGGTGTACTGCCCCGTGCTCTACAACCGGGGCCTGCCGCTCGGTCGGCTGGCCCCGGCGCTCGGTCTGGCGCCGGGCCTCGAGGAGGCGCGCGGTCCCGTGCTCGAGGTCCTCAATCTGCTTGCACCGATCCCGGTCTCGCGCCGCGACGTTCCGGCCGTCGCGATGCTGGTGGACCGTGTGCGTCGCCGGCTCGTCCGCAAGGAGATGCGCCGGACCAGCGGATTCTCGCTGCTCGACCGCGTCCATGCCGCGCCGGGCGACGCGGGCGCCGACTTCTTCGACGTGGACCGCCGCGACGATCGCGCCGTCACGCTCCCGACCGGTTTCGGACAGGGCGGCGATGCGGGCGAACGAATCGAGCAGGTGGACCGCTGGCTCGAGCGGCCGCACCGGCCGGTCGATGCGGCGCTGCTCCGCCGCTTCGTGCAATTCCGCGACCTGGACGATCGCCGGCTCGCGCTGCTCGCGCAGCGCAGTCTCGTGCACACGGCCCCGAGCGGGACTCGCCTGCTGAATCAGGGCATGACCGACACCTGGAACATGTATCTGCTCGAAGGCTCGCTCTCGCTGGAGGCGGCCGACGGGCAGTCGCTGCTCGTCGAGGCCGGCGGCGAGCGCGCGGCGAGCCCCGTTTCCTTCCTGAAGCCGCGCAAGTACACGGTGACCGCGCTCACGCCCGTAAGCTTTCTCTGGATTCCCGACGCCCTGCTCGCGGACGTGCTCGAGCCCGTCAAGGCCCGTACGGTACCGAGCGCGCTGAAGCGCTAA
- a CDS encoding Hsp20/alpha crystallin family protein produces MRYRSWMWAEAVQVVERAERLHRQFFQCTVSGRGPAWEPPVDIFETDIGLIVLVALPGVPPEQIQIDLEGGVLRVTGIRPLPALLRAATIQRLEIPHGRFERLIELPPGVYETDRQELANGCLAISLRKG; encoded by the coding sequence GTGCGGTATCGGAGCTGGATGTGGGCGGAGGCGGTGCAGGTCGTCGAGCGCGCGGAGCGCCTGCACCGGCAGTTCTTCCAGTGCACGGTCTCCGGGCGCGGTCCGGCCTGGGAGCCGCCGGTGGACATATTCGAGACCGACATCGGGCTGATCGTGCTGGTCGCGCTGCCCGGCGTCCCGCCGGAGCAGATCCAGATCGACCTGGAAGGCGGCGTGCTGCGCGTGACGGGCATCCGGCCGCTGCCCGCCCTGTTGCGGGCGGCGACCATCCAACGCCTCGAGATTCCGCACGGCCGCTTCGAGCGGCTGATCGAGCTGCCGCCCGGCGTCTACGAGACCGATCGCCAGGAGCTCGCGAACGGCTGCCTCGCGATCAGCCTGCGCAAAGGATGA